In one Brevibacterium sp. CBA3109 genomic region, the following are encoded:
- a CDS encoding epimerase: MTAENWSPQPDDDSSPMAVIAGASGFIGGSLLAPLQSWGYRVRTIGRASSSGSHVSWDDLEGIAAVVDGADLLINLAGRSVGCRYNDRNRQDVWDSRVTTTRTLNDAVRAASAPPRLWINSSTATVYRYAMDRPQTEDDGDLGEGFSVDVAKGWEREFFRGDLPKTRRVAMRLAIVLGDGAALNMLATAARFGAGGPQLEGRWFGHTRYRGIGPDASGPRVWHGHRLSHGRQRFSWVHIDDVVRAIRFIDAHEEMTGPINVSSPGVSDNTRLMASLRRGVRMPIGIPAPRWLLEIGMFVLRQESELVLKSRWVLPKRLEQAGFEFKWTDIRAATKSLLR; encoded by the coding sequence ATGACTGCAGAAAATTGGTCTCCTCAGCCCGACGACGACTCGTCGCCGATGGCTGTCATCGCCGGAGCCTCCGGTTTCATCGGCGGATCACTCCTCGCTCCTCTCCAGTCGTGGGGTTACCGGGTGCGCACCATTGGCCGGGCCTCCTCCTCGGGCTCACATGTCTCCTGGGACGATCTCGAAGGGATCGCTGCCGTAGTCGATGGCGCCGATCTGCTCATCAACCTCGCTGGCCGCAGCGTGGGGTGCCGATACAACGATCGCAACCGGCAGGACGTCTGGGACTCCCGAGTCACGACGACTCGGACATTGAACGATGCGGTCAGGGCCGCCTCGGCGCCTCCGCGTTTGTGGATCAACTCGAGCACGGCCACCGTCTACCGCTATGCCATGGACCGGCCGCAGACCGAGGACGATGGAGACCTCGGCGAGGGCTTCTCCGTTGACGTGGCCAAGGGCTGGGAACGGGAGTTCTTCCGTGGCGATCTGCCCAAGACCAGACGAGTGGCGATGCGTTTGGCGATCGTGCTCGGGGATGGTGCCGCGCTGAACATGCTCGCGACCGCAGCCAGGTTCGGGGCCGGCGGACCTCAGCTGGAGGGGCGGTGGTTCGGCCACACTCGGTACCGCGGAATCGGGCCCGATGCTTCAGGCCCCCGTGTCTGGCACGGGCATCGACTCAGTCATGGCAGGCAGCGGTTCAGCTGGGTCCATATCGACGATGTTGTGCGTGCGATCCGATTCATCGATGCGCATGAGGAGATGACCGGACCCATCAACGTCTCGAGCCCCGGCGTCTCGGACAACACCAGACTGATGGCGTCCCTGCGACGTGGCGTACGGATGCCGATCGGTATTCCGGCACCACGTTGGCTGCTGGAGATCGGGATGTTCGTCCTCCGGCAGGAGTCGGAGCTGGTGCTCAAGAGCAGGTGGGTGCTGCCCAAGCGCCTGGAACAAGCAGGGTTC
- the purQ gene encoding phosphoribosylformylglycinamidine synthase subunit PurQ, with product MTAVITDPTTAEASAESGVSIGVVTFPGTLDDRDAARAVRLAGAQPVNLWHADSTLAGVDAVILPGGFSYGDYLRCGAIAGFAPIMESVVSAANAGMPVLGICNGFQILCESHLLPGALIRNDHQHFICRDQELVVENTTTAWTGDYAQGQTIRIPLKNGEGGFVATDEVLDELEGSGRVVFRYQGLNPNGSLRNIAGITNEAGNVVGLMPHPEHAVEAGFGPEDGGGIDGQGFFSSAVRTLVNGR from the coding sequence ATGACGGCTGTCATCACGGATCCCACCACCGCCGAGGCGAGTGCCGAGTCCGGAGTCTCGATCGGTGTCGTGACATTCCCCGGGACCCTCGATGATCGGGATGCCGCCCGTGCGGTTCGCTTAGCGGGAGCCCAACCAGTCAACCTGTGGCACGCCGACTCCACCCTTGCAGGTGTGGACGCTGTGATTCTGCCCGGCGGGTTCTCCTACGGTGACTACCTGCGCTGCGGTGCGATCGCGGGCTTCGCTCCGATCATGGAGTCCGTCGTCTCCGCCGCCAACGCTGGTATGCCGGTCCTGGGCATCTGCAACGGGTTCCAGATCCTCTGCGAATCACACCTGCTGCCCGGTGCCCTCATCCGCAATGACCACCAGCATTTCATCTGCCGTGACCAGGAACTGGTTGTGGAGAATACGACTACTGCCTGGACCGGTGATTATGCACAGGGACAGACCATTCGCATTCCGCTGAAGAACGGTGAGGGCGGGTTCGTCGCCACCGACGAGGTCCTCGACGAGCTCGAAGGCTCCGGTCGTGTGGTCTTTCGCTACCAGGGACTCAACCCCAATGGTTCTCTGCGCAACATCGCCGGTATCACGAACGAGGCCGGAAACGTCGTGGGCCTTATGCCCCACCCCGAACACGCCGTCGAGGCCGGGTTCGGACCCGAAGACGGTGGCGGCATCGACGGTCAGGGATTCTTCTCCTCGGCGGTGCGCACCCTAGTCAACGGGCGCTGA
- a CDS encoding amidohydrolase: MTHHPVTLAHEARRYLHQHPGIGFAVDQAGEYIARICTSLGWTVTRGIGGTGVVATMSRGFSPRSIALRADMDGLAITEATGLDYASDNLGAMHACGHDGHMAMLMGTAATLSASPGFDGTVHMFFQPAEEPGTGAEAMIADDLFARFPVEAVYGLHNIPGIPEGEFHVRSGPIMAAEDNFEINIVGRGGHASAPHLVIDPMIIGAELVLALQSIVSRSTDPLHAVVVSCTELVTDGARNAIPSTVTIKGDVRTFTEENSRLVEQRIHEIAGGIGSAHRAGATVSYSRVFRPTVNDPDCVAEFAVAAASALGEDRVNADCQPITASEDFAAYAREVPACFGFLGTGIISAEGDGATPLHSSIYDFNDAILEAGIAVFSSLVRSALPDRTPS, translated from the coding sequence ATGACTCATCATCCTGTGACGCTCGCGCACGAAGCGCGAAGGTACTTGCACCAGCATCCTGGCATCGGCTTCGCCGTTGATCAGGCCGGCGAGTACATCGCCCGTATCTGTACGTCACTGGGGTGGACAGTCACCCGCGGCATCGGCGGTACCGGTGTGGTCGCCACAATGAGCAGAGGGTTCAGCCCCCGCTCGATCGCACTGCGCGCGGACATGGACGGTCTGGCGATCACAGAGGCAACAGGACTCGACTACGCGTCTGACAACCTGGGGGCGATGCATGCCTGCGGACACGACGGGCATATGGCCATGCTTATGGGAACTGCCGCGACATTGTCTGCGAGCCCCGGCTTCGATGGCACAGTCCACATGTTCTTCCAGCCCGCGGAGGAGCCGGGCACGGGCGCCGAAGCGATGATCGCGGACGATCTCTTCGCCCGCTTCCCCGTCGAGGCCGTCTACGGGCTCCACAACATACCGGGCATCCCGGAAGGTGAGTTCCATGTGCGGTCGGGTCCCATCATGGCGGCTGAGGACAACTTCGAGATCAACATCGTCGGTCGTGGCGGCCATGCCTCAGCGCCGCATCTGGTCATCGATCCGATGATCATCGGCGCCGAGCTTGTCCTTGCCCTGCAGTCGATCGTGTCTCGTTCGACCGACCCGCTTCACGCTGTCGTTGTCTCCTGCACGGAGCTCGTCACCGATGGGGCACGAAATGCAATTCCGAGCACTGTGACGATCAAAGGCGACGTGCGTACCTTCACCGAGGAGAACAGCCGACTCGTCGAACAGCGCATCCACGAGATCGCTGGCGGCATCGGCTCCGCCCACAGAGCCGGCGCCACCGTGTCCTACAGCCGCGTATTCCGTCCCACAGTCAATGACCCGGATTGCGTGGCCGAGTTTGCTGTGGCGGCCGCCTCGGCGCTTGGTGAGGACCGAGTGAACGCCGACTGCCAGCCCATCACAGCCAGCGAGGACTTTGCCGCGTATGCGCGCGAGGTTCCCGCCTGTTTCGGATTCCTCGGCACTGGAATCATCTCGGCCGAGGGCGATGGCGCCACTCCTCTGCACAGCAGCATCTATGACTTCAACGACGCCATCCTCGAGGCGGGCATCGCCGTCTTTTCGAGCCTGGTGCGCTCAGCCCTCCCAGACAGGACTCCTTCATGA
- a CDS encoding diaminopropionate ammonia-lyase, which translates to MTREEHSLMTPDWFANARDSTWTVAETADDAYDFHRSLDAYAPTALVELPDLADELGVGHVFVKDESTRLGLPAFKALGASWAVHRALRAHTSRQVLPPTVGSPAPAKAAVVTATDGNHGRAVARFARLAGRAATIYIPVGGIHPSAVVAIKEEGARIVEVAGDYDEAVAESARATEQSGDVLVQDTAWDGYEEVPQWIVDGYLTLFKEIDAQLRERDHSQPDLVFVPTGVGSLLQGALAHYRSETTCPGTAVVSVEPETASCMIPSLTAGRAVTVEASTTIMSGLNCPTPSSLAWPLVKNGLDAGVAVSDRDAIDAARRLLVLGIAAGPCGAAALAGARRALTGADADERRAHLGINTGSTVVLTITEGAGANPLPPEADHTTPVRPADRYS; encoded by the coding sequence ATGACTCGCGAAGAACACTCACTGATGACCCCGGATTGGTTTGCCAATGCTCGAGATTCGACGTGGACCGTGGCAGAGACGGCCGACGACGCCTACGATTTCCATCGTTCGCTCGACGCATACGCTCCGACGGCACTCGTCGAGCTTCCCGACCTGGCCGACGAACTCGGCGTCGGGCATGTCTTCGTCAAAGACGAATCGACACGGCTTGGTCTGCCGGCGTTCAAGGCGCTCGGGGCTTCCTGGGCCGTGCACAGAGCTCTCCGAGCGCACACGAGCAGGCAGGTGCTGCCCCCGACGGTCGGGTCGCCCGCCCCTGCGAAGGCGGCGGTCGTCACAGCCACGGACGGAAATCATGGTCGCGCGGTCGCCCGATTCGCCAGACTCGCTGGACGAGCCGCAACGATCTATATCCCGGTTGGAGGCATCCACCCATCCGCTGTAGTCGCGATCAAGGAAGAGGGCGCACGGATCGTCGAGGTGGCTGGGGACTATGACGAGGCGGTGGCCGAATCGGCTCGCGCTACGGAGCAATCCGGGGATGTCCTCGTCCAGGACACTGCGTGGGACGGCTACGAAGAGGTCCCGCAATGGATCGTCGACGGATACCTGACACTGTTCAAGGAGATCGACGCGCAGCTGCGGGAGCGGGATCACTCGCAACCTGACCTGGTGTTCGTGCCGACTGGCGTCGGGTCACTGCTGCAGGGCGCCCTCGCCCACTATCGGAGCGAAACCACGTGCCCCGGTACTGCTGTCGTCTCCGTCGAGCCCGAGACCGCTTCCTGCATGATCCCCAGTCTCACCGCGGGTCGAGCCGTCACCGTCGAGGCGTCGACAACGATCATGTCCGGACTCAACTGCCCCACACCGTCGTCATTGGCCTGGCCGTTGGTGAAGAACGGACTTGACGCAGGAGTGGCGGTCAGCGACCGTGACGCGATCGATGCGGCCAGGCGTCTGCTCGTACTTGGCATTGCAGCGGGTCCGTGTGGTGCGGCTGCTCTGGCCGGAGCGCGGCGAGCACTCACCGGAGCCGATGCCGACGAACGCCGTGCCCACCTCGGTATCAACACGGGGAGCACCGTAGTTCTCACCATCACCGAGGGGGCTGGAGCCAATCCCCTCCCGCCAGAGGCCGACCACACGACGCCCGTTCGGCCCGCGGACAGGTACTCCTGA
- a CDS encoding DUF6882 domain-containing protein — protein MSTTLQDLVNRAVFFSTEMQTHFGALIADAEWEVDFTSDPHLTFTSAEGTVLRGRPHLLGSESNAQSTWLWGWENINEFPETVVGLAHDVRKFGAAEDVAEFITEELPLDEELALRLTLAAKEVTGKWAHYPAAAGAGTTVWLLVDAPELALPEPQVKTTVRALMQGLTQTTVTDHRAALESYVTKRGIPTAELAEDGLRLLFADGSADLSFDEERRISNCEMGAPLEGEAAKQYAQATGTAAPAAETADSVGTQVPAAATTQPPASKTSPVAEPAPSAQAGTEDENAAATDAAASASTDATTSQSPEESTAEVSAADAAENSSAHSTSEAHPEQPPVDEPEPASASAAESQDSDRVPKETETTPEEPKKKKGLFSKLFGR, from the coding sequence ATGAGCACAACTTTGCAGGACCTCGTCAATCGCGCCGTCTTCTTCTCCACAGAGATGCAGACGCACTTCGGCGCACTCATCGCCGATGCCGAATGGGAGGTCGACTTCACCTCCGACCCGCATCTGACCTTCACCTCTGCTGAGGGGACCGTCCTGCGTGGTCGCCCCCACCTGCTCGGCTCGGAGTCGAACGCTCAGAGCACCTGGCTGTGGGGTTGGGAGAACATCAACGAGTTCCCCGAGACCGTCGTCGGTCTCGCCCACGACGTCCGCAAGTTCGGTGCCGCCGAGGACGTTGCCGAGTTCATCACAGAAGAGCTCCCACTCGATGAGGAGCTGGCGCTGCGTCTGACGCTGGCGGCGAAGGAGGTGACCGGGAAGTGGGCTCACTACCCTGCCGCGGCTGGTGCCGGTACGACTGTCTGGCTGCTCGTTGACGCCCCGGAGCTCGCCCTCCCCGAACCTCAGGTCAAGACCACCGTGCGGGCCCTCATGCAGGGCCTGACGCAGACGACGGTGACCGATCATCGCGCCGCGCTTGAGTCCTATGTGACCAAGCGCGGCATTCCCACCGCAGAACTGGCCGAGGACGGCCTGCGTCTGCTCTTCGCAGATGGTTCGGCTGATCTGTCATTTGACGAAGAACGCCGAATCTCCAACTGCGAGATGGGTGCGCCTCTTGAAGGTGAGGCTGCGAAGCAGTACGCACAGGCCACAGGAACAGCCGCCCCTGCGGCAGAGACTGCCGATTCTGTCGGCACCCAGGTCCCCGCTGCTGCGACGACCCAACCGCCTGCTTCCAAGACGAGCCCAGTGGCCGAGCCGGCGCCTTCTGCACAAGCGGGCACTGAGGATGAAAATGCCGCTGCCACGGACGCTGCCGCCTCGGCATCGACCGATGCGACCACATCACAGTCACCGGAAGAGTCCACCGCCGAGGTGAGCGCTGCCGACGCCGCTGAGAATTCCTCGGCTCATTCCACGTCTGAGGCCCATCCCGAGCAGCCGCCCGTTGACGAGCCAGAACCCGCGTCCGCCTCTGCGGCTGAGTCCCAGGACAGTGACCGCGTGCCGAAGGAGACCGAAACCACGCCGGAGGAGCCGAAGAAGAAGAAGGGCCTGTTCTCGAAGCTCTTCGGGCGCTGA
- the purS gene encoding phosphoribosylformylglycinamidine synthase subunit PurS: MARVVVEVMPKPEILDPQGKAISGGMSRLGFTGFGEVRQGKRFELEVDGEVTEEVLAQAREAAEKLLSNPVIENVVAVRAVEEA; encoded by the coding sequence ATGGCACGTGTCGTCGTTGAGGTGATGCCCAAACCCGAGATTCTTGACCCTCAGGGTAAGGCGATCTCCGGTGGAATGTCCCGACTCGGCTTCACCGGATTCGGTGAGGTCCGACAGGGAAAGCGCTTCGAACTCGAAGTCGACGGTGAAGTCACCGAGGAGGTTCTCGCACAGGCTCGTGAGGCCGCGGAGAAGCTTCTGTCCAACCCAGTCATCGAGAACGTTGTGGCCGTTCGCGCCGTCGAGGAAGCCTGA
- a CDS encoding ABC transporter ATP-binding protein: MALLRLSLKYARSYRLYIALVVVLQLAATIAALFLPSLNAQIIDQGVAKGDTDFIWSTGMTMLIVCLVQVVTAVTAIFFGARTGMGVGRDLRRAIYSKVDELSTLEVGRFGSATLITRNTNDVQQVQMLVLMTLNFMVSTPIMCIGGIIMALREDVGLSWLVWVAVPLLFIVVGILVYLLMPLFRRMQGQVDDINGVLREQITGIRVIRAFVREPFETDRYADANRALTQTSVKVGNLFVLMFPAIMMILHLATAAVLWFGGHRVDAGQMEVGSLTAFLQYLLQILVAVMMGVFMMMMIPRAVVCAERISEVLDSTTSLVIPKGVDELPRRGELEFRKVTFGYPGAEVPVLENLSFTAQPGTTTAIIGATGAGKSTIVNLIPRLLDPQSGDVLIDGVPVSAFNRHQLAQLVGLVPQKPYLFSGTIASNLRFGNEFADDADLWEALTTAQAADFVADKTNQLEEGVAQGGTNYSGGQRQRLCIARALAAAPKIFVFDDSFSALDVATDARLRSALDNTTGDSTVVVVAQRVSTIRDADQIIVLDEGRIVGRGTHEELVGANETYQEIVESQLAAEGVN; the protein is encoded by the coding sequence GTGGCTCTATTACGCCTGTCCCTGAAATACGCTCGATCCTATCGGCTCTACATCGCTTTGGTTGTCGTCCTGCAGCTGGCCGCAACCATTGCGGCACTGTTCCTGCCGAGCCTGAACGCGCAGATCATCGACCAGGGAGTCGCCAAAGGCGATACTGACTTCATCTGGTCGACCGGGATGACAATGCTCATCGTCTGCCTCGTCCAGGTCGTCACTGCCGTCACCGCCATCTTCTTCGGCGCCCGCACCGGCATGGGTGTCGGGCGGGACCTGCGGCGTGCCATCTACAGCAAAGTTGACGAGCTCTCGACACTCGAAGTGGGCAGATTCGGCAGCGCCACCCTCATCACCCGCAACACCAACGATGTCCAGCAGGTCCAGATGCTGGTGCTCATGACCTTGAACTTCATGGTCTCCACGCCGATCATGTGCATCGGCGGAATCATCATGGCACTGCGCGAGGACGTGGGACTCTCCTGGCTGGTGTGGGTGGCCGTGCCGTTGCTGTTCATCGTCGTCGGCATCCTCGTCTACCTGCTCATGCCGCTGTTTCGGCGGATGCAGGGACAGGTGGATGATATCAACGGAGTCCTCCGCGAACAGATCACCGGCATCAGGGTTATCCGCGCATTCGTGCGCGAACCATTCGAGACCGATCGCTATGCCGACGCCAACCGGGCCCTGACCCAGACCTCAGTCAAGGTCGGCAACCTCTTCGTGCTCATGTTCCCCGCGATCATGATGATCCTCCACCTCGCCACCGCCGCCGTGCTCTGGTTCGGCGGCCACCGTGTTGACGCAGGTCAGATGGAAGTCGGGTCGCTGACCGCATTCCTGCAGTACCTCCTGCAGATTCTCGTGGCCGTGATGATGGGTGTGTTCATGATGATGATGATTCCCCGCGCAGTCGTCTGTGCCGAACGCATCTCCGAGGTCCTCGACTCAACCACGTCCTTGGTCATTCCGAAGGGCGTCGATGAACTCCCTCGCCGAGGTGAGCTCGAGTTCCGCAAGGTCACCTTCGGCTATCCCGGGGCGGAGGTTCCCGTCCTCGAGAACCTCAGCTTCACCGCGCAGCCCGGCACGACGACTGCGATCATCGGTGCCACCGGCGCCGGCAAATCCACCATCGTCAATCTCATCCCGCGTCTGCTCGACCCGCAGTCGGGGGATGTGCTCATCGACGGAGTGCCCGTCAGCGCCTTCAACAGACATCAGCTGGCACAGCTGGTGGGCCTGGTGCCGCAGAAGCCGTATCTGTTCTCGGGCACGATTGCCTCCAATCTGCGTTTCGGAAACGAATTCGCCGATGACGCTGATCTGTGGGAGGCACTGACGACCGCTCAGGCCGCAGACTTCGTGGCAGACAAGACCAATCAGCTTGAGGAGGGAGTCGCCCAGGGAGGCACGAACTACTCGGGTGGGCAGAGACAGAGACTCTGCATCGCCAGAGCGTTGGCGGCTGCGCCGAAGATCTTCGTCTTCGACGATTCGTTCTCTGCTCTCGATGTGGCCACGGACGCCCGTCTGCGCAGCGCCCTAGACAACACGACCGGCGATTCGACGGTCGTGGTCGTGGCTCAGCGAGTCTCGACGATTCGAGATGCCGACCAGATCATCGTCCTCGACGAAGGCAGGATCGTCGGCCGGGGAACGCACGAGGAACTCGTGGGTGCCAATGAGACCTACCAGGAGATCGTCGAATCCCAGCTGGCCGCGGAAGGGGTGAACTGA
- a CDS encoding ABC transporter ATP-binding protein, giving the protein MTSKESSESTTSSTSAATTAADPDTTQTTDEEYLSQGDDGDMFSDTPAKKAKHFWPSVKRLFGLMATEKLGLINVVLLVIGSVILTVIAPKVLGKAMDIVYSGVIGSQMPAGASIEDIIAGARAEGRDDFANMLATADVVPGQGVDFTALGQIIIIVLLMYLVASMLMWAQGYILNALVMRVVYRLREDIERTINRLPLRYFDTRQRGDVMSRVTNDVDNIQQALQQAFSQLVQSALTIVGIGVMMFIVSWQLALLAFIALPLSALIAGVIGTRSQRMFKAQWKHTGEVNGHVEESFSGLDVVRAFGRDEVMLEEFDRRNESLYQASAGAQFVSGMIMPAMQFVSYLSYVLIAVAGGLKVASGQMTLGDATAFIQYSREFSQPISEMAGVANMLQSGVASAERTFELLDAEEEEPDDAQESLPKRTPGRVEFCEVSFRYTEYTPLIEKVSFTAEPGHTVAIVGPTGAGKTTLVNLVMRFYEITGGHIFLDGTDTQNLTRADLRSHVGMVLQDAWLFEGTIRENIRYGRLDATDEEVMVAAQATMVDRFVRQLPDGYDTVIDSDGGSVSAGERQLITIARAFLADPSLLILDEATSSVDTRTEVLVQQAMAALRTDRTSFVIAHRLSTIRDAHTILVMEDGAIVEQGNHEELLNTEGAYYRLYMSQFRGEDAEEQFTAEVLAESETEIGIVIEDHTDADDVEDAESAEGRRNDRGQAVSVLSEDTATDS; this is encoded by the coding sequence ATGACGAGCAAGGAATCCAGCGAGTCAACCACGTCAAGCACCTCGGCGGCAACGACAGCCGCTGACCCCGATACGACGCAGACCACTGACGAGGAATACCTGTCCCAGGGCGACGATGGGGATATGTTCAGCGACACGCCTGCTAAGAAGGCGAAGCATTTCTGGCCCTCGGTCAAACGACTGTTCGGACTGATGGCAACGGAGAAGCTCGGGCTCATCAATGTCGTTCTCCTTGTCATCGGGTCGGTCATTCTCACCGTCATTGCGCCGAAGGTGCTGGGCAAGGCGATGGACATCGTCTATTCCGGTGTCATCGGGTCACAGATGCCCGCTGGTGCGAGCATCGAGGACATCATCGCCGGTGCTCGTGCTGAAGGCAGAGACGACTTCGCCAATATGCTGGCCACCGCCGACGTTGTTCCCGGGCAAGGCGTCGACTTCACCGCACTGGGCCAAATCATCATCATCGTGCTCCTCATGTACCTCGTAGCCTCGATGCTCATGTGGGCGCAGGGCTACATTCTTAACGCCCTCGTCATGCGAGTCGTCTACCGACTCCGCGAAGACATCGAGCGCACCATCAACAGGCTTCCGCTGCGGTATTTCGACACCAGGCAGCGCGGAGATGTGATGTCTCGCGTGACCAACGATGTCGACAACATCCAGCAGGCACTGCAGCAGGCCTTCTCTCAGCTCGTCCAGTCCGCACTGACCATTGTGGGCATCGGCGTGATGATGTTCATCGTGTCCTGGCAGTTGGCGCTGCTGGCCTTCATCGCACTCCCACTCTCGGCGCTCATCGCCGGTGTCATCGGCACCCGGTCGCAGAGGATGTTCAAGGCACAGTGGAAGCACACCGGTGAGGTCAACGGGCATGTCGAAGAGTCGTTCTCCGGTCTCGACGTGGTCCGCGCCTTCGGCCGCGACGAGGTCATGCTCGAAGAGTTCGACCGCCGCAACGAGTCCCTGTACCAGGCTTCGGCAGGTGCACAGTTCGTGTCGGGCATGATCATGCCCGCCATGCAGTTCGTGTCCTACCTCAGCTACGTCCTCATCGCCGTCGCAGGCGGCTTGAAGGTGGCTTCGGGGCAGATGACCCTGGGCGACGCAACCGCTTTCATCCAGTACTCCCGCGAATTCTCGCAGCCGATCTCGGAGATGGCCGGAGTGGCGAACATGCTGCAGTCCGGTGTCGCCTCGGCCGAAAGGACCTTCGAACTGCTTGATGCCGAGGAGGAAGAACCCGATGACGCACAGGAGTCGCTGCCCAAGCGTACTCCGGGCCGGGTCGAGTTCTGTGAGGTCAGCTTCCGCTATACCGAGTACACTCCGCTCATCGAGAAGGTCTCCTTCACCGCCGAGCCCGGCCACACCGTGGCCATCGTCGGACCGACCGGGGCAGGCAAGACCACCTTGGTCAACCTGGTGATGCGCTTCTACGAGATCACCGGTGGCCACATCTTCCTCGACGGCACCGACACCCAGAATCTGACTCGAGCAGACCTGCGATCCCACGTCGGCATGGTGCTCCAGGATGCCTGGCTGTTCGAAGGCACCATCCGAGAGAACATCCGCTACGGCAGACTCGATGCCACAGACGAGGAGGTCATGGTTGCGGCCCAGGCAACCATGGTCGATCGCTTCGTGCGACAGCTCCCCGACGGATACGACACGGTCATCGACTCCGACGGTGGCAGCGTCTCTGCCGGTGAACGCCAGCTGATCACGATTGCGCGAGCTTTCCTCGCCGATCCGTCACTGCTCATCCTCGACGAGGCGACCTCCTCGGTCGACACCCGTACCGAGGTCCTCGTCCAACAGGCCATGGCCGCTCTGCGCACGGACAGAACATCGTTCGTCATCGCACACCGCCTGTCCACGATCCGTGATGCCCACACCATCCTGGTGATGGAAGACGGAGCCATCGTCGAACAGGGCAACCACGAGGAGCTGCTGAACACAGAAGGCGCGTACTACCGCCTCTACATGTCACAGTTCCGTGGGGAGGATGCGGAGGAGCAATTCACCGCCGAGGTGCTCGCTGAGTCAGAGACCGAGATCGGAATCGTCATCGAGGATCACACCGATGCAGATGACGTTGAGGACGCTGAGTCTGCTGAAGGAAGACGCAACGATCGTGGGCAGGCTGTGAGCGTGCTCAGCGAGGACACAGCCACGGACTCCTGA
- a CDS encoding Lrp/AsnC family transcriptional regulator, which yields MDTALDTIDLEILDILQHDARLAQSALGTRVGLSTAAVNRRMRRLTDSGVITGSAVTVAPEKLGRPVTVIVHIAVESEQLDILDEVRSSFVDCRQVQQCYYVAGEWDFVLILMVRDMQEYTELTRQLFFANDNVRRFSTHVVMDRAKATLTVPTR from the coding sequence ATGGACACCGCCTTGGACACCATCGACCTCGAGATTCTCGACATTCTGCAGCACGATGCTCGACTGGCCCAGTCCGCCTTAGGTACCAGAGTTGGGCTTTCGACGGCGGCAGTGAATCGTCGAATGCGGCGATTGACCGACTCTGGCGTCATCACGGGAAGCGCTGTCACCGTGGCTCCGGAGAAGCTCGGTCGTCCAGTGACTGTCATCGTCCACATTGCGGTGGAAAGCGAACAGCTCGACATACTCGACGAAGTCCGATCCTCGTTCGTCGACTGTCGGCAGGTTCAGCAGTGCTACTACGTGGCAGGAGAATGGGACTTCGTCCTCATCCTCATGGTCAGAGACATGCAGGAGTATACGGAACTGACACGACAGCTGTTCTTCGCCAACGACAACGTGCGACGCTTCAGCACCCACGTCGTCATGGATCGCGCCAAAGCCACCCTCACCGTGCCCACACGCTGA